One window of the Litorilinea aerophila genome contains the following:
- a CDS encoding MSMEG_4193 family putative phosphomutase, which yields MREPTTYILLIRHGENDWVGSNRLAGRTPGVHLNERGRQQVQQLIELLSRQPVSAIYSSPLERCLETAQPVAEALGLPVITEEAVQEVDYGDWQGGELKALSQTPEWSLVQHHPSSFRFPGGESLREVQFRAVTAIERMRERHPNQLVAVFSHGDVIRTSLAHYMGTPLDLFQRIGIGTASISGLAFHGARPMVLFVNYHAELPRLEFKSEEATQEAEHAAANA from the coding sequence ATGCGTGAACCGACAACTTACATCCTTCTGATCCGACACGGTGAGAACGATTGGGTGGGCAGCAATCGCCTGGCCGGGCGCACGCCGGGCGTCCACCTCAACGAGCGGGGGCGCCAACAGGTACAACAGCTCATCGAGCTCCTCTCCCGGCAGCCGGTGAGCGCCATCTACTCCAGCCCCCTGGAGCGATGCCTGGAAACAGCCCAACCGGTGGCCGAGGCCTTGGGGCTGCCGGTCATCACTGAGGAGGCCGTGCAGGAAGTGGACTACGGCGACTGGCAGGGCGGTGAGTTGAAAGCCCTCTCCCAGACGCCGGAATGGTCCCTGGTGCAACACCACCCCAGCAGCTTCCGCTTCCCCGGCGGTGAAAGCCTGCGGGAAGTCCAGTTTCGGGCGGTCACGGCCATCGAACGGATGCGTGAACGGCACCCCAACCAGCTGGTGGCTGTCTTCAGCCACGGCGATGTGATCCGAACGTCCCTGGCCCACTACATGGGTACGCCGCTGGATCTCTTCCAGCGTATCGGCATTGGGACGGCCTCCATCTCGGGCCTGGCCTTTCACGGCGCTCGGCCCATGGTGCTCTTCGTCAACTATCATGCCGAACTGCCCCGGCTCGAGTTCAAAAGCGAAGAGGCAACCCAGGAGGCTGAACATGCCGCCGCCAACGCCTAG
- a CDS encoding SCO1664 family protein gives MAAKRRARPHSGPDPIQLNEAEVLEILTAGRMEEQGLLPYSSNHSFLVTVTHQQCTLPAVYKPRRGESPLWDFEWGSLCLRETAAYLVSHGLGWRLVPPTVLREGTRGLGSVQFYVDNDENEHYFTVQADARYAQSLRQLALFDFVINNADRKSGHCLIGTDGRLWAIDHGVCFHSEYKLRTVIWEFSGQPIEEELLAGLQRLEAQLTDMNTPLAQSLCQLLNDEERAAMLERLRLLLHTRTFPEPSPFRRNYPWPPI, from the coding sequence TTGGCAGCCAAGCGCAGAGCCCGGCCCCACTCGGGCCCAGACCCCATCCAGCTGAACGAGGCGGAGGTCCTGGAGATCCTCACCGCCGGCCGCATGGAAGAGCAGGGGCTGCTGCCCTACAGCTCCAACCACAGTTTTCTGGTCACCGTGACCCACCAGCAGTGTACCCTGCCGGCCGTCTATAAACCCCGCCGCGGGGAAAGCCCCCTCTGGGATTTTGAATGGGGCAGCCTCTGCCTGCGAGAGACGGCCGCTTACCTGGTCAGCCATGGCCTGGGCTGGCGCCTGGTCCCGCCCACGGTCCTGCGGGAGGGGACGCGCGGGCTGGGCAGTGTCCAGTTTTATGTGGACAACGACGAAAACGAGCACTACTTCACGGTCCAGGCCGATGCCCGTTACGCCCAGTCCCTGCGCCAGCTGGCCCTCTTCGACTTTGTCATCAACAACGCGGACCGCAAAAGTGGCCACTGCCTCATCGGCACCGATGGCCGCCTCTGGGCCATCGACCATGGGGTCTGCTTCCACAGCGAATACAAGCTGCGCACCGTGATCTGGGAATTCAGCGGTCAGCCCATTGAAGAAGAACTCCTGGCCGGCCTGCAGCGGCTGGAAGCCCAATTGACCGACATGAACACCCCCCTGGCCCAGAGCCTGTGTCAGCTTTTGAACGACGAGGAGCGGGCAGCCATGCTGGAACGTCTGCGCCTGCTCCTGCATACCCGCACCTTCCCTGAGCCGTCGCCATTTCGGCGCAATTATCCGTGGCCCCCGATCTAA
- a CDS encoding DUF3090 domain-containing protein → MAQFAYDLNPVQHIIADAVGEPGKRTFFLQARAGSQLVSLVLEKQEVANLALSILQLLEELEEKYPDLPPVSKHHQVLQPEQPLEPIFRVGQLIIGYDEQEDMIWVIAKALVVTESGTILDPESDEVPAVRFVATREQMRALSEHALEVVAKGRPTCPLCGRPIDREGHFCPRSDGEAMPIIF, encoded by the coding sequence ATGGCCCAATTTGCCTACGACCTCAACCCTGTTCAACATATCATCGCCGATGCCGTTGGAGAACCCGGCAAACGCACCTTCTTCCTGCAGGCGCGGGCGGGCTCTCAGCTCGTCAGCCTGGTGCTGGAAAAGCAAGAGGTCGCGAACCTGGCCCTCAGCATTCTGCAACTCCTGGAAGAACTGGAGGAGAAATATCCGGATCTCCCGCCGGTCTCCAAACACCACCAGGTGCTGCAGCCAGAACAGCCGCTGGAACCCATCTTCCGGGTCGGTCAGCTGATCATCGGCTACGACGAGCAGGAAGACATGATCTGGGTCATTGCCAAGGCCCTGGTCGTCACCGAAAGTGGCACCATCCTGGATCCCGAAAGCGACGAAGTGCCGGCTGTCCGTTTTGTGGCCACCCGGGAGCAGATGCGGGCCCTGAGCGAGCACGCGCTGGAAGTGGTGGCGAAAGGGCGTCCCACCTGTCCTCTCTGTGGGCGGCCCATCGACCGGGAAGGGCACTTCTGTCCCCGCTCCGACGGGGAAGCCATGCCCATCATCTTTTAA
- a CDS encoding sugar phosphate nucleotidyltransferase encodes MKAVVMAGGEGSRLRPLTVGRPKPMVPIVNKSVMAHILDLLKNHGITDVVVTLRYMASTIQDFFEDGRNLGMRLTYVVEESPLGTAGSVKNAERYLDDTFLVISGDALTDFDLGRIIQTHREREALASLTLTHVANPLEFGVIVTGEDGRILGFQEKPSWGEIMSDTVNTGIYVLEPEVLEMIPSDVAYDFSTDLFPLLLQKKLPLYGYVADGYWCDVGTIEEYRRANADLLFGKVKLSSPIGQHVGGGIWVGQDVEIAPSAQLFGPIYLGNGVKIKGDVTIYGPSVIRDYTIVDAYTRIERSILWRNNYVGENCELRGTVVARQCSIKSNVVAYEGVVIGDNNVLGEGCVLHAEVKLWPHKEIEAGATVKDSIIWGNQGRRSLFGRFGVTGVVNVDLTPEFAAKLGAALGATLPKNSYVALNRDIHRSSRMLKRALISGLPGTGVNVWDLGTVAIPVLRHFVRKHANTSAGIHVRLSPFDQRVVDIRFIDHNGLNQSKAAERAIERSFFREDFRRAYLDEIGLIQYANRPIEEYTEDFLAHVDVDRIRQAHFRIVIDYSHGLAADTLSHILNKLGVDTVPLNARMDETKLAMLQHEFHANLERVAKIVGVLDADMGIQLDVGGEKIFLVDEHGRILDDLTAAALMVELALYAHPGRTVAVPATMPNAIDTIAAWHEGRVLRINNNLHSLMTTAQQSDILLVTDGTGNFIFPPFQPAVDGMMAVACLLEYLAVRQAPLSEVVSYLPPMNLVRHLVNCPWDAKARVMRELHRQHTVNISDNIDGLKICLENQEWVHIAPDPDRPYLEVVAEGQDPERAQQLVNQFSAQIQALIETVNQP; translated from the coding sequence ATGAAAGCTGTCGTCATGGCCGGCGGCGAAGGCTCTCGCCTTCGCCCTCTGACCGTTGGGCGCCCCAAACCCATGGTGCCCATTGTCAACAAGTCCGTGATGGCCCACATCCTGGATCTCTTGAAAAACCACGGCATCACCGATGTGGTGGTGACCTTGCGCTACATGGCCTCCACCATCCAGGACTTCTTCGAGGACGGCCGGAACCTGGGCATGCGGCTGACCTACGTGGTGGAAGAATCGCCCCTGGGCACGGCCGGCAGCGTCAAAAACGCCGAGCGCTACCTGGACGACACCTTCCTGGTCATCAGCGGCGATGCCCTCACCGACTTTGACCTGGGCCGGATCATCCAAACCCACCGGGAACGGGAAGCCCTGGCCTCCCTCACCCTGACCCACGTGGCCAACCCCCTGGAGTTCGGCGTGATCGTCACAGGGGAAGATGGGCGCATCCTGGGCTTTCAGGAAAAGCCCAGCTGGGGCGAGATCATGTCCGACACGGTAAACACCGGGATCTACGTGCTGGAGCCGGAGGTGTTGGAGATGATCCCGTCGGATGTGGCCTACGACTTCTCCACAGATCTCTTCCCGCTCTTGCTTCAGAAGAAGCTCCCCCTCTACGGCTACGTGGCCGACGGCTACTGGTGCGACGTGGGCACCATCGAAGAGTATCGCCGGGCCAATGCCGACCTGCTCTTCGGCAAAGTCAAGCTGTCCAGCCCCATCGGCCAGCACGTGGGCGGGGGCATCTGGGTGGGGCAGGACGTGGAGATCGCGCCCAGCGCCCAGCTCTTCGGCCCCATCTACCTGGGCAACGGCGTCAAAATCAAGGGGGATGTAACCATCTACGGTCCCAGCGTCATCCGGGATTACACCATCGTCGATGCCTACACCCGCATCGAGCGCAGCATCCTGTGGCGCAACAACTACGTGGGCGAAAATTGTGAGCTGCGGGGAACGGTGGTGGCGCGCCAGTGTAGCATCAAGTCCAACGTGGTGGCCTACGAAGGGGTGGTCATCGGCGATAACAACGTTCTGGGCGAGGGCTGCGTGCTCCATGCCGAGGTGAAGCTCTGGCCCCACAAGGAGATCGAGGCCGGGGCCACGGTGAAGGACAGCATCATCTGGGGCAACCAGGGGCGGCGTTCCCTCTTCGGCCGCTTCGGCGTCACGGGCGTAGTCAACGTGGACCTGACGCCCGAGTTCGCGGCCAAGCTGGGTGCTGCCCTGGGCGCGACGCTGCCCAAAAACAGCTACGTCGCGCTCAACCGGGACATCCACCGCTCCTCCCGCATGCTCAAACGGGCCCTGATCAGCGGACTCCCCGGCACCGGGGTCAACGTGTGGGACCTGGGCACCGTGGCCATCCCCGTGTTGCGTCACTTCGTGCGCAAACATGCCAACACCTCGGCCGGCATCCACGTCCGCCTCAGCCCCTTCGACCAGCGGGTGGTGGACATCCGCTTCATCGACCACAACGGCCTGAACCAGAGCAAGGCGGCCGAGCGGGCCATCGAGCGCAGCTTCTTCCGGGAGGACTTCCGACGGGCCTACCTGGACGAGATCGGCCTGATCCAGTACGCCAACCGGCCCATCGAGGAGTACACCGAGGACTTCCTGGCCCACGTGGACGTGGACCGCATCCGCCAGGCCCATTTCCGCATCGTCATCGATTACTCCCACGGGCTGGCCGCGGATACCCTCTCCCACATCCTGAATAAGCTGGGGGTGGATACTGTCCCCCTCAACGCCCGCATGGACGAGACCAAGCTGGCCATGCTCCAGCACGAGTTCCACGCCAACCTGGAACGGGTGGCCAAAATTGTGGGCGTCCTGGATGCAGACATGGGCATTCAACTGGATGTGGGCGGCGAGAAGATCTTCCTGGTGGACGAACATGGCCGCATCCTGGACGATCTCACCGCGGCCGCGCTCATGGTGGAGCTGGCCCTCTACGCCCACCCGGGCCGCACGGTGGCCGTCCCCGCGACCATGCCCAACGCCATCGACACCATCGCCGCCTGGCATGAGGGGCGGGTGCTGCGCATCAACAACAACCTGCACAGCCTCATGACCACCGCCCAGCAGAGCGACATCCTGCTGGTGACCGACGGCACCGGCAACTTTATCTTCCCGCCCTTCCAGCCCGCGGTGGATGGGATGATGGCCGTGGCCTGCCTGCTGGAATACCTGGCCGTCCGGCAGGCCCCCCTAAGCGAAGTGGTGAGCTATCTGCCGCCCATGAACCTGGTCCGCCATCTGGTCAATTGCCCCTGGGATGCCAAGGCCCGGGTCATGCGGGAACTCCACAGACAGCACACCGTGAACATCTCCGACAACATCGACGGACTCAAAATCTGCCTGGAAAACCAAGAGTGGGTCCACATCGCCCCCGATCCGGATCGGCCCTATCTGGAGGTAGTGGCCGAGGGGCAAGACCCCGAGCGGGCCCAGCAACTGGTGAACCAGTTCAGCGCCCAGATCCAGGCCCTGATCGAAACTGTAAACCAGCCATGA